The window CAGGGGATAAAACCCATGACTCACTATCAAATTTTGCTGGGATGGGTGGCAGGTCTGCTGTTGATTACGGGGTGCGATCGCTTACCCGCTCAATTCTCAGAGTCAGAGGCTCAATCTCCGGAACCTGTTGCGGTCACTCCGTCCCCTGTGCCTCCGGTCGAAAGTACCCCTGCACCCACGAGTCCGGTGCGGGATCCCTTTGCGGACGCG is drawn from Synechococcales cyanobacterium T60_A2020_003 and contains these coding sequences:
- a CDS encoding restriction endonuclease; the protein is MTHYQILLGWVAGLLLITGCDRLPAQFSESEAQSPEPVAVTPSPVPPVESTPAPTSPVRDPFADA